The following are from one region of the Synechococcus sp. CBW1108 genome:
- the nadC gene encoding carboxylating nicotinate-nucleotide diphosphorylase, protein MNLPFTPALQGQLRAWLNEDIGRGDLTAAALAGCSGRAHWLAKADGVFCGGVLVEPLFRMLDSAVRVRPLVVDGETVGIGQRLLELEGPAAALVAAERTALNLAMRLSGVASATAALVRQLEGTGVGLADTRKTTPGLRVLEKYAVRCGGGVNHRFGLDDAAMLKENHLAWSGGVAGGLEAAIAAVRANGPWPARVIVEAETGAEAAAAVRAGADGVLLDEFTPGQLVELVPRLRALAQGRGLVLEASGVQPAQIQAYATSGIDLISTSAPITRSPWLDLSMRFDRDS, encoded by the coding sequence ATGAACCTGCCGTTCACGCCTGCGCTTCAGGGCCAGCTGCGGGCCTGGCTGAACGAAGACATCGGCCGCGGCGACCTCACAGCTGCTGCGTTGGCCGGCTGCAGCGGCCGGGCCCACTGGCTCGCCAAGGCCGATGGGGTGTTCTGTGGCGGCGTGCTGGTGGAGCCTTTGTTCCGGATGCTCGATTCCGCCGTGCGGGTGCGGCCGTTGGTGGTGGATGGGGAGACCGTGGGGATTGGCCAGCGGCTGCTGGAGTTGGAGGGCCCGGCCGCAGCCCTGGTGGCCGCTGAGCGCACCGCCCTCAACCTGGCCATGCGCCTCTCCGGTGTCGCGAGCGCCACCGCCGCCCTAGTGCGGCAGCTTGAGGGCACGGGGGTGGGGCTGGCGGATACGCGCAAAACCACCCCTGGCCTGCGGGTGTTGGAGAAATATGCGGTGCGCTGTGGGGGGGGAGTGAATCACCGCTTTGGGCTCGACGATGCGGCGATGCTCAAGGAAAACCACCTGGCTTGGTCAGGTGGGGTGGCAGGTGGTTTGGAGGCGGCGATTGCGGCGGTGCGGGCCAATGGGCCCTGGCCGGCCCGGGTGATCGTGGAGGCGGAAACGGGGGCTGAGGCGGCAGCAGCGGTGCGGGCGGGTGCCGATGGGGTGCTGCTCGATGAATTCACGCCCGGGCAGCTGGTGGAGCTGGTGCCCCGGCTGCGGGCCCTGGCCCAGGGGCGCGGGCTGGTGCTGGAGGCCTCCGGTGTGCAACCCGCCCAGATCCAGGCCTATGCAACCAGCGGGATCGACCTGATTTCCACCAGTGCCCCGATAACCCGCAGCCCCTGGCTGGATCTGAGCATGCGCTTTGACAGGGACAGCTGA
- a CDS encoding NCS2 family permease, with amino-acid sequence MTQPRWWTSGDLDGFLGLGLDNLIQILLIVALCRGVLGYPDSLIFGTILPATGISLVVGNLAYARQAFQLDLQEGRDDRTALPYGINTVSLFAYVFLVMLPVKLTAVSQGLDPAAAVTLSWRAGLIACLGSGLIECCGAFIGNALQRWLPRAALLSTLAGIALGYIALGFLLRTYAQPVVGLAVLAVILVGYYAPVRWPVPAGLVAVLLGIALAWANGLIDLDPVSWQRSSALVGLHLPHLQLADLWQARGQLVPWLGVIVPMGLFNVIGSLQNLESAEAAGDRYPVRSSMLINGIGTLAAATLGSCFPTTIYIGHPGWKAMGARIGYSWLNGVVMAAGCLLGLFGVIGQLVPIEAGMAIVLYIGLVIAAQAFQATPPRHAPAVALGLLPGLAGWGALMLKAGLRAGGSGTTANPFGPQLLAPLAQADVWAAGAFALEQGQIITAMLMAGMLVYVIEARLLAAAACAAIAAVLAWFGVIHAWQFTSSDTVLQLGWGVGRSWALGYGVMALVFLAARWGLRPQR; translated from the coding sequence ATGACCCAACCCCGCTGGTGGACGAGCGGTGACCTCGATGGTTTTCTGGGACTCGGGCTCGACAACCTGATCCAGATCCTGCTGATCGTGGCCCTGTGCCGGGGCGTGCTCGGCTACCCCGACAGCCTGATATTCGGCACGATCCTGCCGGCCACGGGCATCAGCCTGGTGGTGGGCAACCTGGCCTACGCCCGCCAGGCCTTTCAACTCGATTTGCAGGAAGGGCGCGACGACCGCACCGCCCTGCCCTACGGCATCAACACGGTGAGCCTGTTCGCCTACGTGTTCCTGGTGATGCTGCCGGTGAAGCTGACGGCCGTGAGCCAGGGCCTGGATCCAGCCGCAGCGGTAACCCTCTCGTGGCGAGCCGGGCTGATCGCCTGCCTGGGGTCGGGGCTGATCGAGTGTTGCGGCGCCTTCATCGGCAACGCCCTGCAGCGCTGGCTGCCTCGCGCAGCCCTGCTCTCCACCCTGGCTGGCATTGCCCTGGGCTACATCGCACTGGGCTTCCTGCTGCGCACCTATGCCCAGCCGGTGGTGGGGCTGGCGGTGCTGGCCGTGATCCTGGTTGGTTACTACGCCCCGGTGCGCTGGCCCGTGCCCGCCGGCCTGGTGGCGGTGCTGTTGGGCATCGCCCTGGCCTGGGCCAATGGCCTGATCGACCTGGATCCGGTGAGCTGGCAGCGCAGCAGTGCCCTGGTCGGCCTGCATCTGCCCCATCTCCAGCTGGCAGATCTCTGGCAGGCCCGGGGCCAGCTTGTGCCCTGGCTGGGGGTAATCGTGCCGATGGGGCTGTTCAACGTGATCGGCTCCCTGCAGAACCTCGAGAGCGCCGAGGCGGCGGGGGATCGCTATCCGGTGCGCAGCTCGATGCTGATCAATGGCATCGGCACCCTGGCCGCAGCCACCCTCGGTTCCTGCTTCCCCACAACCATCTACATCGGCCATCCGGGCTGGAAGGCGATGGGGGCACGCATTGGCTACTCCTGGCTCAACGGCGTGGTGATGGCCGCCGGCTGCCTCCTGGGGCTGTTCGGCGTGATCGGTCAACTGGTGCCGATCGAAGCCGGCATGGCGATCGTGCTTTACATCGGCCTGGTGATCGCCGCCCAGGCCTTCCAGGCCACGCCACCCCGCCATGCGCCGGCAGTGGCCCTGGGGCTGCTGCCGGGGCTGGCCGGCTGGGGAGCCCTGATGCTCAAGGCGGGGCTGCGGGCCGGCGGCAGCGGCACCACCGCCAACCCCTTTGGCCCCCAGCTGCTGGCGCCCCTGGCCCAGGCCGATGTGTGGGCCGCCGGGGCCTTCGCCCTGGAACAGGGCCAGATCATCACGGCGATGCTGATGGCCGGGATGCTCGTGTATGTGATCGAGGCCCGCTTGCTGGCGGCGGCGGCCTGCGCAGCCATCGCGGCGGTGCTGGCCTGGTTTGGCGTGATCCACGCCTGGCAGTTCACCAGCTCCGACACCGTGCTGCAGCTGGGCTGGGGTGTGGGCCGGAGCTGGGCCCTCGGCTACGGGGTGATGGCCCTGGTGTTCCTGGCGGCGCGCTGGGGCCTCCGACCTCAGCGCTGA